One region of Longimicrobium sp. genomic DNA includes:
- the rsmI gene encoding 16S rRNA (cytidine(1402)-2'-O)-methyltransferase: MAALYVVSTPIGNLGDITRRAVEVLGSADVVLAEDTRRTSILLRHLGIQTRLVSAHEHNEAGRAATVVAMLGEGKKVALVSDAGTPLLSDPGARIVREVVAAGFEVIPIPGASALLAALVASGIEADTFTFVGFPPRKGPERAELLEEVASSRRASVLYESPNRVGKLLADIAEAAGADRRVAVARELTKMHEEFFRGTASEGAAHFSAGEVLGEIVVVVAGRTVDAPAEGAVDELAARSMADALLAQGQSPSGIAKELRRRLGIARNDAYRIAQEAAGE, from the coding sequence GTGGCGGCGCTCTACGTCGTCTCCACCCCCATCGGCAACCTGGGCGACATCACCCGCCGCGCCGTCGAGGTGCTGGGCAGCGCGGACGTGGTGCTGGCCGAGGACACCCGCCGCACCTCCATCCTCCTCCGCCACCTGGGGATCCAGACGCGCCTGGTCTCCGCGCACGAGCACAACGAGGCCGGCCGCGCCGCCACCGTCGTCGCCATGCTGGGGGAGGGGAAGAAGGTGGCGCTCGTTTCGGACGCAGGCACGCCGCTCCTTTCCGACCCCGGCGCCCGCATCGTGCGCGAAGTGGTCGCCGCGGGATTCGAGGTGATCCCCATCCCCGGCGCCTCCGCGCTCCTGGCCGCGCTGGTGGCTTCGGGCATCGAGGCGGACACCTTCACCTTCGTCGGCTTCCCGCCGCGCAAGGGCCCCGAGCGCGCCGAGCTGCTGGAGGAGGTCGCCTCGTCGCGCCGCGCATCGGTGCTCTACGAGTCGCCCAACCGCGTCGGCAAGCTCCTCGCCGACATCGCCGAAGCCGCGGGCGCGGACCGTCGCGTGGCCGTAGCGCGCGAGCTCACCAAGATGCACGAGGAGTTCTTTCGCGGCACCGCCTCTGAGGGGGCCGCGCACTTCTCGGCGGGCGAGGTGCTGGGCGAGATCGTCGTCGTCGTCGCCGGGCGCACCGTCGATGCTCCCGCCGAGGGCGCGGTGGACGAGCTCGCCGCGCGCTCCATGGCGGACGCCCTCCTCGCGCAGGGCCAGTCGCCCAGCGGGATCGCAAAGGAGCTGCGCCGCCGCCTCGGCATCGCCCGCAACGACGCCTATCGCATCGCCCAGGAAGCGGCAGGCGAGTAG
- a CDS encoding DUF547 domain-containing protein has translation MRFARTMATLLVVASAPAAAQPMSHAAFDRLLHAHVRNGLVDYDAFARSAEFQGYLRALGAANPAGMSRNDQLAYWINSYNAFTIQLINKHGERESIRNINRTLGIVRGYGPWNEPIVRAGGRTYTLDHVEQEILRKRLREPRIHFALVCAARGCPPLRGEAYTGARIDEQLDDQARHFLARTPAKNRVDVANRTLHASQIFEFRDYEDDFGGTPAAIGRYIARYLPDGPEKQLLVSGNFRIRYTPYDWSLNIQPR, from the coding sequence ATGCGCTTCGCACGAACCATGGCCACTCTGCTCGTCGTCGCATCCGCGCCGGCTGCCGCGCAGCCGATGAGCCACGCAGCCTTCGACCGGCTGCTGCACGCCCACGTGCGCAACGGACTGGTGGACTATGACGCCTTCGCCCGCTCTGCCGAGTTCCAGGGTTACCTGCGCGCCCTCGGAGCGGCCAACCCCGCCGGCATGTCGCGCAACGACCAGCTCGCCTACTGGATCAATTCGTACAACGCCTTCACCATCCAGCTCATCAACAAGCACGGGGAGCGGGAGTCGATCCGCAACATCAACCGCACGCTCGGAATCGTGCGTGGGTACGGCCCCTGGAACGAGCCGATCGTGCGCGCGGGCGGCCGCACGTACACGCTGGATCACGTGGAGCAGGAGATCCTTCGCAAACGCCTGCGCGAGCCCCGGATCCATTTCGCGCTGGTGTGCGCCGCCCGCGGCTGCCCGCCCCTGCGCGGCGAGGCGTACACCGGCGCCCGCATCGACGAGCAGCTCGACGACCAGGCGCGCCACTTTCTCGCCCGCACGCCGGCCAAGAACCGTGTGGACGTGGCGAACCGGACCTTGCACGCCAGCCAGATCTTCGAGTTCCGCGACTACGAGGACGATTTCGGCGGCACCCCGGCCGCCATTGGCCGCTACATCGCGCGCTACCTCCCCGATGGCCCGGAGAAACAGCTCCTCGTCAGCGGCAACTTTCGCATCCGCTACACTCCCTACGACTGGTCGCTGAACATCCAGCCTCGCTGA
- a CDS encoding acyl-CoA dehydrogenase, with protein sequence MERYFDDNHLMIRDMVREFARNEIAPVAGEMDQKSEFPWENVKKMSELGLLGVPWPEELGGAGMDGIAYMITIHELARVDASHAITVSAHTTLGTSPIMSFGTQEQKERFVPFLASGQVLGGFGLTEPGAGSDAGGTQTTAVKADGGWILNGSKIFITHAGVGEVFVATAVTDREKGSKGITSFIVTKPTTDLERAREVGVGHSDELQFTEGVRAGKKEDKMGWRASDTRELVFEDAFVPDENVLGEPGMGFINFMKTLDAGRIGIGALSLGIAEGAYEEAVKYASERKQFGKSIAEFQGLQFMLADMATEIEAAKHLVYNAAWLKEQGKPYSKEASMAKLFASEVAMRVTTKAVQVHGGYGYTKEYPVERMMRDAKICEIGEGTSEIQRMVIARHILRELSA encoded by the coding sequence ATGGAACGGTACTTCGACGACAACCACCTGATGATCCGCGACATGGTGCGCGAGTTCGCCAGGAACGAGATCGCGCCCGTCGCGGGGGAGATGGACCAGAAGTCAGAGTTCCCGTGGGAGAACGTCAAGAAGATGTCGGAGCTGGGCCTCCTGGGCGTGCCCTGGCCGGAGGAGCTGGGCGGGGCGGGGATGGACGGGATCGCCTACATGATCACGATCCACGAGCTCGCCCGGGTGGACGCGTCGCACGCCATTACCGTGTCGGCGCACACCACGCTGGGCACCTCGCCCATCATGTCGTTCGGCACGCAGGAGCAGAAGGAGAGGTTCGTACCCTTTCTCGCCAGCGGGCAGGTGCTGGGCGGCTTCGGGCTCACGGAGCCGGGCGCGGGGTCGGACGCGGGGGGGACGCAGACCACCGCCGTTAAGGCGGACGGCGGGTGGATTCTGAATGGGAGCAAGATCTTCATCACGCATGCGGGCGTCGGCGAGGTCTTCGTGGCCACCGCCGTCACGGATCGTGAGAAGGGGTCCAAGGGTATCACCTCCTTCATCGTCACCAAGCCCACGACCGACCTGGAGCGGGCGCGGGAGGTGGGGGTGGGGCACTCGGACGAGCTCCAGTTCACGGAAGGGGTGCGGGCGGGGAAGAAGGAGGACAAGATGGGGTGGCGCGCTTCGGACACCCGCGAGCTGGTGTTCGAGGACGCGTTCGTCCCGGACGAGAACGTGCTGGGGGAGCCCGGGATGGGCTTCATCAACTTCATGAAGACGCTGGATGCGGGCCGCATCGGCATCGGCGCGCTTTCGCTCGGCATCGCCGAGGGCGCGTACGAAGAGGCGGTCAAGTACGCCAGCGAGAGGAAGCAGTTCGGGAAGTCGATCGCGGAGTTCCAGGGCCTCCAGTTCATGCTGGCGGACATGGCGACCGAGATCGAAGCGGCCAAGCACCTGGTCTACAACGCGGCCTGGCTCAAGGAGCAGGGGAAGCCCTACTCCAAGGAAGCCTCCATGGCCAAGCTGTTCGCCTCCGAGGTCGCCATGCGCGTGACCACGAAGGCGGTGCAGGTGCACGGCGGCTACGGCTACACGAAGGAATACCCGGTGGAGCGCATGATGCGCGACGCCAAGATCTGCGAGATCGGGGAGGGCACCAGCGAGATCCAGCGCATGGTCATCGCCCGGCACATCCTCCGCGAGCTCAGCGCCTAA
- a CDS encoding Rne/Rng family ribonuclease — translation MKREILMNTTAKETRVAILEDDVLVELMVERPDAARMVGDIYKGKVEAVLPGIQAAFVNIGTEKAAFLHVSDVALEDGSGGDDDDDAPAPVAVEDDAANGNGGGKRGRGYPPIQEVVKKGQDLLVQVSKEPISTKGPRVTANISLPGRFLVYMPGSDHVGVSRKIEDKEERARLRALAREILPEKSGGVIVRTVGEELTRETFEREMLSLISTWKNIQKKAARGRAPAPVHREAKLTSGIIRDLFSQKVDSLVVDTQIVFDEVRTYLEQVDPTLVERVHLYTDSTPLFDARGLESEIRDAFQRRVNLASGGYIIVEPTEALVSIDVNTGRYTGKKDPEKTILKTNVDAAREIARQLRLRDVGGIIVCDFIDMESKQNREKVLQELRTHLARDRARTKAFQVSELGLIEMTRQRVRPSLYQTQTEACPTCSGTGRVFTPETLVRRIERSVRRVAADGKEKALQFRVHPEVALYVIEEEPGFVKGLEKQFRIQLALRDDPLMRPDEVRLIGAQSQVDLTSRYVPE, via the coding sequence GTGAAGCGCGAGATCCTGATGAACACCACCGCCAAGGAGACGCGCGTCGCCATCCTTGAAGACGACGTCCTGGTGGAGCTGATGGTGGAGCGCCCGGACGCGGCGCGCATGGTGGGCGACATCTACAAGGGGAAGGTGGAAGCGGTCCTCCCGGGGATCCAGGCCGCCTTCGTCAACATCGGCACCGAAAAGGCCGCATTCCTGCACGTCTCTGACGTGGCGCTGGAGGACGGCTCCGGCGGCGATGACGACGACGACGCCCCGGCTCCGGTCGCGGTGGAGGACGACGCCGCCAACGGGAACGGCGGCGGCAAGCGCGGGCGTGGCTACCCGCCGATCCAGGAGGTGGTGAAGAAGGGGCAGGACCTCCTGGTGCAGGTCTCCAAGGAGCCGATCAGCACGAAGGGGCCCCGCGTCACCGCCAACATCTCGCTCCCGGGCCGCTTCCTGGTGTACATGCCGGGGTCGGACCACGTGGGGGTGTCGCGCAAGATCGAGGACAAGGAGGAGCGGGCCCGCCTCCGCGCCCTGGCCCGCGAGATCCTGCCGGAGAAGTCCGGCGGCGTCATCGTGCGCACCGTGGGCGAGGAGCTCACGCGCGAGACGTTCGAGCGCGAGATGCTCTCGCTGATCTCTACCTGGAAGAACATCCAGAAGAAGGCCGCCCGCGGCCGCGCCCCCGCCCCGGTGCACCGCGAGGCGAAGCTGACCTCCGGGATCATCCGCGACCTCTTTTCTCAAAAGGTGGACTCGCTGGTGGTGGACACGCAGATCGTCTTCGACGAGGTGCGCACCTACCTGGAGCAGGTGGACCCCACGCTGGTGGAGCGGGTGCACCTCTACACCGACTCCACGCCCCTCTTCGACGCGCGCGGCCTGGAGAGCGAGATCCGCGACGCGTTCCAGCGCCGCGTGAACCTCGCCTCGGGCGGCTATATCATCGTGGAGCCCACCGAGGCGCTGGTCTCCATCGACGTGAACACGGGGCGCTACACGGGGAAGAAAGACCCCGAGAAGACGATCCTCAAGACCAACGTCGACGCGGCCAGGGAGATCGCGCGGCAGCTGCGGCTGCGCGACGTGGGCGGGATCATCGTCTGCGACTTCATCGACATGGAGTCGAAGCAGAACCGCGAAAAGGTGCTGCAGGAGCTGCGCACCCACCTGGCGCGCGACCGGGCCCGCACCAAGGCCTTCCAGGTGTCGGAGCTGGGGCTGATCGAGATGACGCGCCAGCGCGTGCGCCCCTCGCTCTACCAGACGCAGACGGAGGCGTGCCCCACCTGCTCCGGCACGGGCCGCGTCTTCACGCCCGAGACGCTGGTGCGCCGCATCGAGCGCTCGGTGCGCCGCGTCGCCGCGGACGGCAAGGAGAAGGCCCTGCAGTTCCGCGTGCACCCCGAGGTCGCGCTGTACGTGATCGAGGAGGAGCCGGGGTTCGTAAAGGGGCTGGAGAAGCAGTTCCGGATTCAGCTCGCCCTCCGCGACGATCCGTTGATGCGGCCGGACGAGGTGCGGCTGATCGGGGCGCAGTCGCAGGTGGATCTGACGAGCAGGTACGTTCCGGAGTAG
- the rplU gene encoding 50S ribosomal protein L21 — protein MYAIIRTGGKQFRAEPGKTLRIPSVDIEPGESLTFDDVLLGGDGDTVKVGLPTVAGAAVTAEVVRHGKGDKIIIFKFKRRKNYRRKQGHRQKFTEVRINDVNLG, from the coding sequence ATGTACGCCATCATCCGCACCGGCGGCAAGCAGTTCCGTGCCGAGCCGGGCAAGACGCTTCGCATTCCGTCCGTCGACATCGAGCCGGGCGAGAGCCTTACGTTCGACGACGTCCTCCTGGGCGGCGACGGCGACACCGTCAAGGTGGGGCTTCCCACGGTTGCCGGTGCGGCCGTGACCGCCGAGGTCGTGCGCCACGGCAAGGGCGACAAGATCATCATCTTCAAGTTCAAGCGCCGCAAGAACTACCGCCGGAAGCAGGGCCACCGGCAGAAGTTCACCGAAGTGCGCATCAACGACGTCAACCTGGGCTAA
- the rpmA gene encoding 50S ribosomal protein L27 produces MAHKKGGGSTRNGRDSNAQRLGVKKFGGEKVLAGNILVRQRGTKFHPGANVMRASDDTLFATVDGVVQFGRKDKLRKKVSVIPYEALEVIAAEVPVETMDVAAD; encoded by the coding sequence ATGGCACATAAAAAGGGCGGCGGCTCTACTCGCAACGGCCGCGACTCGAACGCCCAGCGACTGGGCGTCAAGAAGTTCGGCGGCGAGAAGGTGCTCGCCGGCAACATCCTGGTCCGCCAGCGCGGCACCAAGTTCCACCCCGGCGCCAACGTGATGCGCGCCAGCGACGACACGCTCTTCGCCACGGTGGACGGGGTCGTTCAGTTCGGCCGCAAGGACAAGCTGCGCAAAAAGGTCTCCGTCATCCCGTACGAGGCGCTCGAGGTCATCGCGGCCGAGGTGCCCGTCGAGACGATGGACGTCGCCGCGGACTGA